The region GAGAGCATTCACAGAGAATAAATTTCtctacttttttaaaacatttactttGTTTTTAGTTATTTACTGTTATTTGATGtattattcgataaatatttcttatttgatcattaattataaagtctTCTTTTACctcaatttaattcaattagaAGAAATGCTATATTAATTGAGATCCGCGGCTATATcgcaaatctatattttttttaattttaccaaAAGCAgcaaatttagaaaaattaaagaaagagatattgtttttatgagttatttattttataaaatttatttgatttttccgTTTGTGCAATGAAATATGacacattttacatttattctattgaattctattttaatttttgttataatttgcAATGAGCTTTATGGCTATCCGAGGGCATGCACGATGGTTGAGAAAAAATACCAATTAATTACACTGCGCGCTGCTTCCAGGAAAAACGATGATGATTAATCGAGGGAGAACGAGAGGGAACGTATTGCGCAAATGATCGTTTAATCGTTGCTTTTAGAAACACGACTCGCAGCATGTTTCGATTGGTCGGATTCGTCTCGTATAGGCGGGTCTTTCGTACTCTCCTCCGCCTTGCGTTACCAACGACTATGGCTGTCGCGAcgcaaaaagatattttgctGTCTTCTCAATTATTCAGACACTTCCGAggtcaataattattatacgttgCAGTCGTTGCTCTCATTTCGATTGTGCTTTTTATACGATTTCTGTCAAGAAGAATTGAAGGCCCAACGTTTTTTAATCAGCCAATTAAAGTTGATTCAACTGCttgaataataatcaatattgatttaaaatgttttgtgatttaaaaaaatatataaatttatataaaatttaaatctatttatattcCACATCACACacaattgtgaaaaaatttaaaaagctgttcaaaaatttatttatttaaaattttagtaataatcCTAAATCACTGTTGAATTAAAAGTCTGTGGTatctaaaacatttataacaattcttattattcgtcttataagatttattctaatgtacatatgtatatttaaaagtcACTTGAAGAATTAATATCTTCTAATGttaattcagaaatattattacaacatttacgtaatttaaaataatgatatattttccaaTGAATTATtccgtaaaaatttcaacacaTAGAGTTACCGTTAAAATTGTACGTAACTGTGGTAGTGAAAATCTTCAGTCGTACACCAACGCATCCTCACACTCACATCAGTGTATTATAGCCATGACGTTCCTGTGCGACGGGACCAACACTTGACTCCCTTGCAAGACCAAGTCACATTATACGTCTGCCCTCCGACCCGACCACTCAACCGTGACCATCCCCCGAAACAGGGATAGTGCATCGATAAACGACTATTCGCTGATCTCGCTAATTTTACAGATACTGTATGTACCGTTGGACGCAGTGACGTGTTTGTCTTGTCGTGTGCTGATATCAAATTTTGATGGTTGATTAAATCACGAACGAATTTTTAAGAGACTTTCACGTACAAATTTGGAAGTCTCTTCGCGGCTTCGTAATTAAATTGACAGTTCACAACGTGAGCGCACTATCAAGATTTCTGTGCGTGAATTTGACTcttgataaatatatgaatttgcAATCAAGTTTGACAGTTAACGAAGCTATCAAGATTTccacgaagagagagagagagagagagagagagagagagagagagagagagagagagagagagactaatttgaacatttattaaattaaaatttaaagaaataatcatCAGAATACGATTAAACAATTGAATCGCGATGGTGTAGCGAGTTTCCAAGCTCTGCAAAGTGAAACTTTAGTTGCTGACTTAAAAAGACGAGATTTGTTTAAAGGAGAAATACAATGcgtcgaaatttttttctgacaaAGTGACATTTGACTCATCACGAGTGACTCgattaaaaatcgaaaaatgcTTTAGAATGTTGTCCTCTTCGGTGTCGACTCCGTTCAGCGTTCGTGATATTCTCAGTGAAGATCAGCAACTCGGCGTCATGGATTGTTACGCGCATCATCAAAATCAAGCTCAACAACAACATGTGCATCAAGAGTATTATTCATACAACGTTGTCCCAGAAAACAATTGGGAAATGGACAAATTTAAGGATCAACCGATGCCTAGCTATCAACATTACTCGGATCTCAACCACGTTCACCAATTGAGTCAGGTGGTACCGCCGTATCAAGAGACTTCTATTACTGAAGATGGTAAGTATCCCtttactttataaaagtttgatttaaaaatatgtcattttttcatgatttgtaattattcaataataattatacaacatGAAACTATATATCAagatttatctctttttcttgtgCTTTATGATGATCTTTATTACACGAAAGtaatgaaaaatgatttaCAGATAAGATTTTCCATATCACGGTTTCTTTACAAATTGTTGCAGTAAAtacttgcattttttttattttttctattattacatagtgctaatttataagaaacaaatattgtgttaaaggatgaattatgaaaaaaataaaattaatttttaagttttagaaattatattatcaattaaagaATTGCTCCTGAAATATGCTTTGCTAGAATTACTTCTCAAATGTTTTATAGTTCCTTTATTTAgctttattgataaaaatttagtaataaattctctgataaaataatatctatgtaaattatttttaggtAATATTGTTACGTCCAGCAAAACAGAACTGCGCAAAAGCCAATCTGGTAAAAGAACGAAGCGGAAGCCACGAGTGTTGTTCTCGCAAGTaggtttgattttttttacgtttaataaataacttaaaattgttcaattttatttggataggaatttagtaaaataattttataaaaatgattttatttacaggcttaattccaatttaaaattattttttgtaaaaaaattatagacattacgcttaaaacaaaatattaaaaataaattagcgCAAAGcgctaaattataaataatcccATAATCCACTTCGCAGACACAAGTTTATGAACTGGAGCAGCGATTCAAGCAGCAGAGATATCTGAGCGCACCTGAGAGAGAAATGTTGGCCCAGACCCTGAAGTTAACCAGCACTCAAGTAAAGATTTGGTTCCAGAATCGGCGATATAAGAACAAACGCGCCCGGATCGAGGACGCCGAGAAGCTGCAGAACATGAAGAATCAACCGTTGAAAAAGATCGCCGTGCCGATCCTCATCAAGGATGGCAAACCCAATGTACAAGAGTCCTACAACGCACCTTACTGGCCGAATATCCGATCGGATCTAAGCGCTCCGATACAAACGGACTTTAGGACAAACGATATTCGTCTCAGTCCGGATTTCAGGTCCAACTCAAACGAAGTGAGGATTGACTCCAATATTAGCCCGGAGTACAAATCGGAAATAAATTCAGAGATACCGGGAAGATCAAGCCTTAACGACATGCCGGACAGGCAGCACGTTCCAGAATACAGGAACAATTTCGTGACGGAAGCTCCGCCGAATGTGCACGATTGCAATCGATTAATCAAGACGGAATTTAAGACATGCGCGAACGTCAACGAAACCGTGTCATATCCAGACCTGAAAACTGTTCAGCCCGACAACAAACAGCTTATGACTGATAGGCGGATGTCTATGGATGTCTCTAATGGCGAGTATGGGTTTTCAAATTACATTGCTCCCACCAATTACCAAATGCAGTATGTGAATTATATGGAGCAGGTACCTATGGATCAAAATCTGCAGCGGTTGTGGTAGGTGCACTCGAAAGAGAATTATCTgatgtgaaaattttaaataattaaaatcgcatTACAGTTTATGTCTTCGGATCTACAGTGATTCTGttgataaaaacaatttagATTTAGCAACTAATTAAGTCATCACTTGAATTCTTTCAAATAGCCAATTAATTATGTGCTCCTagaaagaattttacatttatcaataaatatttacattttattatcaatctAATTATCAATgtcaattattgattaatttagaATCGATATGATGatgattgataaaaaataatttaacacccGAGAATGGATTTCCCGAGatggattatatttttatctttttatattatgtatacgatattttttacgCACGTAACATAAATGGGTGAGATATTCATCAATCCTTTATATCATTTATCTAAGAAGTTAGAAAACATTAGGTTAATAATTCgacgttaaattaaattgctgaTTCTTGGCAAAGGATAACTAAcgttgaaaaaagaaataatacaccaaagaaattaatcaaagatgtattctttaattattatacatatacataaccGAGTAACGCTAACGTTAGAAATACACTAAAGACTAAGCTTACGATATTGGCAGCTGTTTTTTAGTTAGCTAAGGTTTTCCCTTTGAAATAATAACGCGGCGTGCAAGGGAGCGGAAATTGCTTCAAGTGGCCTTTGCGGAAACATCGAGCACTTTTCCGCGTATGTTATGTGCCTCGGAAAGTTTTTTCCTCTGACTTTCAAGTGCAGACGCTAGTTGTGCAATAAATTTCGTTCAGATGGTGTTTTGCTGAATATAGGAACAGAATTGTGTATATTATCAAGTTACGAGAAATGTTCAGTTTTCTATTAAACATGTAACACAAATATGTGAAAGTATTGTATTTTTCCTGTACTACACTTatagagaattattttatcttgactcttaaataaagttttacatTTGACATGGGGCTAATTttagagaataattaatttcttttttataattatttataagtaagaAGATACCAGAAGAGCACAAGgtttaaaatcatatatttagTAACAGATTAAATTGTTatcttgttttaaaaaatgtaatctttatattaagcaaaatatatttcgcaaTCAAGTTTATCGATTGACATAAGTATACCATGAggaaataatgattttaaagaattcaacgtttattaaatttcggCATCGAATCATCAACTGCTACCTCGGCTTTGTTTGCAATCACactattttttactgttttcttttattctctactgttatattatcattactcaataaaattgttattattatagttgTTATTATAAGAAATCAAACGCATGTTATTTACGTGACGTATTTGCTACTAATGCATTTACTTGAATACCTCGTATATTTACGATCGATGTCGATTTCCGCCGAATTAAATTTGATCCAGATGCCTCTTGTGAGTTCGCGGTTCGATACGGAAATATGGCGAAATGGCATTTATAAATAGGTAAGTTCTGACAGCTTGAGCGAAGCCATGGGCGTCTTTTGGGTTATCGCGCGAACACGACGGGTCATCTGGCAGTCAAGTGCTGCCCACATAGACGATTTACATCAGTGTAATCGCGTTCATGGTGCTACTGGTGCCATAAAGAGCCATGGGAACGAGCCGATAAGAATGTCactgttaattttataagacTCACGTGGCCGCATTGTATCTACCTAAACGAAATGCAACCTGCACCACAATCCCGTTCCAGACATCTACCTATTATATAGCCGCACTTGCGATAGGGGTTCCAATTTGGGGAGATAAATTAATCCGTACGATCGTCTCATCGATATATGTTGTCTacacaaaaaagataaaaaatttatgtagcataaaagagataaagatttcgatgaaactttcaTCGGAAAACACGAAAGTAGAAGTTggttaattttcttattgaaTCATTTAATTCTCGTGCCATGTATTCAGAATTAGATCgttgttaatttttggaggtTAAATAAACTAATCCTTTTGAGCATCAAATGTGTTTCTCGCATTTCTCAAACTTATAACGTCGATGCATCAATGCATCACTCCACATGCACCGTATATCTATGTCCTGTGATCAGCACGGTTCCATTACGATATCATGTATTCAGATAATCAATCACGAAACGTTCAACATAGAAATTTGATCCTATTTGCTTGTAAGCCAAAGGGGGACCGCGACGAACGTTTGCGCGAAGTCCCAAGAGAGAAAGCACGCGACGCTGTGCAAATAGATGAGCATATGCATAAAAGAGCCAATGTCTACAAATCAGATGACTTTAGTTATAAATGAGgggttttttttacatacagaTCACATTAATCATCtcgacattaaaaaattagaaaagggTTGCGAAACAGGAAAACCTACTTGTtgcattttgtattaatataattaataaagttgaCCACAAGATACGAaacattaacataaatatctaattttgtattaaaaatcaaattgtgtttacttttattctgaatattgctgatttattaattgaaacagattaaaaattaaaaagaatgacATTATTATCTAGTAATCTGaaatattgcttttttttcaatttttaggtATTTTCTAACTATacaactattaaaaaattattgttaaagttactagaaatataaaattatttctttgaaaatgcTTACTTCCACACTCACAATCAgcctttattttaataattatttataaacgtaTAGCGAAATTATTGAATTGAATGACGTCTTTTTCACTAAGGAATAATGtgtaatttttacgaaatttatCTAAAGTTATAATTGTgagcaatttatttaaaaaagaattatgcgTTTATTGTCGTAGAGAATTCTGCTTTACCGTGCGTGAAACTATAACCGTTTGTCGCTTGCACTAGAACACTGGAGAGATCAGGGGATGTGAAATCGCCTCCCTCAGAAACTCACAAGCCTAAATATCTGATTTACCAACCTATGAAACAGTCATTCTCAGTCGACACTTTTTACTATTGGCATGTCCTGCACTCTATATTTTGTTACAGAAGACATTtccaaaatgttaaaatatatatttctatatatataggaatgttataaaaaatatatatctctacatacatatttaataacattaaagtatatatactaGGTACTAGgtatatatgtttctttttaatatataagtcttatttcttttcaagGAACATTATACATGTTGTACGTTTAAATCAATGAAATATTGGCGAGGGTTGTGTTCTCAATGATTGTTTatcattgttttaaattttattcattattttaaatttttatatagtttatattttctttataaaatgtattaactgCTCTGCCATTTATATCCatgcaattaaattacacGTGACATTACACTTAATATATAACTTGTGAGATtgaattaacataaataatgtttctttttgttttcagAATACAAAGAAAGTCGCTGGTGAAGGTAGTGGCAGTAAGCTGTCCTCGTAGTTCGTAAGTACGAGAAACctatgaaatatttgaaagaatttCTTTGAGTCGCGGCAGCTGCATGAAACACCGCTGATTGGCCGCTCGTACGCCAATTTTCCTCGACGGCGCTTTGCCACGAAAAATCACTAAATTGCTTCTTTGAAATGCCGGAAAAGCGGAGGAAACGGTTCCCTCCGTAGTTCGCTCGATAAGTTCTTCTTGGTAGACTTCAAGCGTCGTTATACTCGCTTGATGATCCGCGCGATGTACTCGGGCTGATTTTCTCCCATCTCCGCAAATCCACAAAGTAGAGCAGGCATCGATgatcgagaaaaagaaatattttcgcaCATGTGAGACTAAATAAGAACCCATGCTGAactaaaaaagttaataaaatataattttatcctaCTTCCGATTTAATAAGAAGGATACTCTTCTTATTAAATCGGAAGtaggataaaattatattttatttaataagaagAGTACTCTTCTTATTAAATCGGAAGtaggataaaattatattttattaacttttttagtTCAGCATGCGTTCTTATTTAGTCTCACATatgcgaaaatattttctcgatcATCGATGCCTGCTCTACTTTGTGGATTTGCGGAGATGGGAGAAAATCAGCTCGAGTACATCGCACGGATCGCATCAAACGAGTAACGACGCTTGAAGTCTACCAAGAAGAACTTATCGAGCGAACTAAGGAGGGAACCGTTTCCTCTACTTTTCCGGTATTTCAAAGAAGCAATTTAGTGATTTTTGGGCGGGTTGGAGGGATAGGTGTTAAGTTGCTTTATTTTTCCGATCAGTTAAAACACTCgatcttatatacatataaaagaaaatgtaatttatctagaaatataaagtgatatgcaatatttaatatttaaaaatttatgttagaCTCGTAAATCATATTCGTCTCTAACGCGTTTCGAATGTTTTCTGCGAAATGGAGAGGTGTCCCCTTTAACGTCTTCAATAGTCCATGTGACACTCCGGCTCCTAGGTTTCCTTGGCAACCATCCCAATTGAAACGCGTGTCAGAAGTCGGAAGAATGGTATATAAGAGAGGTAGGAAAAAGTGACGACAGAGACGAAAGTAACGACTGAAATCTCAAACTTGGAACCGGCAATTGCGTTTACTTCGAGGGGGTGGCGAAATCAGATTTACATCGTACACTTGTTTTACTTAGTTAAGAGAGCCTGTTATATCTCTACAGCTTTTTTGTTTCAACGATTGCAAgttaaaatgtatgttttaataatctgtcttaaaaatatatctaacgAGATCcgtaaaatattacaagtCATGTTTTATGTAGAAAAAGGTCTggattatacttttaaatttgatcATTCGATTTACATCCATTGTAAGAGATACCGCAGGCGCTTGAAAAAGTCAGAATTTTTTACCGTGCACGCAAATGGTTCGTGCAAAATTGATAATGGCCGGTATGTAGCCTCGAATGGCTGAATTGTCCTCTTTgagtatgattttttttaatgagattcaAATTGATCTCGCGTTGATAATCTTCTTGCAGTGTAAATCTGAATCTCGGTATACTTATCTACAAATTCATTGAAATGTAGAGAATATTTAgttagaaatattgaaaaaatatctttagcttttctttgaaattttatcttttgaatattgaaacgtGTTCTTGaactaaagaaatttaaaaataattgaaatccTTGCAAATTCTTAACAAAGACCAAGTGTTAggaaatttactttaaaagagaaatcgatgataaaattataaaaacacgATTTATCTAATAACTAATCCAACAAttcaacattataatattcaacaattatagtatcaataattacaaaataataattacaaaatatagaaaactgtaataaaaataaatatttttttattataagaaacaGAAGAATTTGTACGTAAGCATCTTTAatgcacaaaaaaaattaaaataatttaaacttaaaaatgtttaaaaattaaaatattttattatagcaCTTTTTTATGATGGCAAacggaaaattaaaaaaatgagtcttaataattactttcaaatgtattatatatattatatataactgcGTTATATATAACAGagtagatattttattatttaacaaatatagatTTTGCGTTAACTTCGCAAGTTTCTATTCCATACCATTTATTTAACGCGCGAGGCTTTCTCGTAACAAACGAAAGACGATCGTTTGGAGAACGGTGTAGCGAGGGGTTAAGGTGTAGAGCCATAGAGGGTGATCAAGGGAGAGGGTGGTCTTGCGCTATTAACAGCTAATGAAAATTAGCTTTCGTCGGTTGATTGAGCGTTAAATCGTTCCTTTCTTGTTTTACGGGACAAGTCCATTGGTGCACTCGAACGAATGTACTTCTGCTTCAAATTGTGAGCTTGTTACCTTCAATAGCAAATTCCTGAATTAAGGATTGAAAATGGTTTGTTGTATTCtgaacta is a window of Temnothorax longispinosus isolate EJ_2023e chromosome 1, Tlon_JGU_v1, whole genome shotgun sequence DNA encoding:
- the LOC139810873 gene encoding uncharacterized protein; translated protein: MLSSSVSTPFSVRDILSEDQQLGVMDCYAHHQNQAQQQHVHQEYYSYNVVPENNWEMDKFKDQPMPSYQHYSDLNHVHQLSQVVPPYQETSITEDGNIVTSSKTELRKSQSGKRTKRKPRVLFSQTQVYELEQRFKQQRYLSAPEREMLAQTLKLTSTQVKIWFQNRRYKNKRARIEDAEKLQNMKNQPLKKIAVPILIKDGKPNVQESYNAPYWPNIRSDLSAPIQTDFRTNDIRLSPDFRSNSNEVRIDSNISPEYKSEINSEIPGRSSLNDMPDRQHVPEYRNNFVTEAPPNVHDCNRLIKTEFKTCANVNETVSYPDLKTVQPDNKQLMTDRRMSMDVSNGEYGFSNYIAPTNYQMQYVNYMEQVPMDQNLQRLW